A stretch of Cystobacter ferrugineus DNA encodes these proteins:
- a CDS encoding beta-1,3-glucanase family protein codes for MSHTVFTNNRVVRKGSRSVLLAGGAGLMLATALGCGQMPETNSHEDLVRKAQMVIVGSRIQAERWNSSLTTAGAVFNEGGGDGQSVAGLQVNEVIGYSGVNFGGGANQIQVRVGAPYAGGKAEIWADAVGSGTKLGTVAISSATGSDWNAFTTLTIATPTLSGTHNLFFKGVATGGDWLFKLDYFELHNTTGGGGTNPPPQTGKVPVVVTNKCPFPLSVILSGVGDIPLEKDSAGNKIYRNLGTGGSYTYYAPSNYPSGRVSAYRTLPSPSSPRELEKAEFTLGPDGNGVQNIYYNLTYVDHVGLPMQISTVGNNGCSMAQCNKSYSALSSAIANACPDGLRYNMGGGTICLAPRSFCLDGEYASDPRRGSVCNRLDSEIARCASKYPGQCNPGSAKTPQVYACSAPFFDQSAKWCSAITRGMVDNPDSTNVAQYYNTGKPYNQYAKWVHDQCGAVYSFAYDDYPMAANQAGFYTCNGGRQLNVTFCPAG; via the coding sequence ATGTCCCACACGGTATTCACGAATAACCGGGTTGTTCGGAAGGGAAGCAGGAGCGTGCTGCTCGCGGGTGGCGCGGGGTTGATGCTCGCCACGGCCCTGGGCTGTGGCCAGATGCCGGAGACCAACAGCCACGAGGACCTGGTGCGCAAGGCGCAGATGGTCATCGTGGGCAGCCGCATCCAGGCGGAACGTTGGAACTCCTCGCTCACGACGGCCGGTGCCGTGTTCAACGAGGGAGGCGGTGACGGGCAGTCGGTGGCCGGCCTCCAGGTCAACGAGGTCATCGGCTACAGCGGGGTGAACTTCGGTGGCGGCGCGAACCAGATCCAGGTGCGCGTGGGCGCGCCCTACGCGGGAGGCAAGGCGGAGATCTGGGCCGATGCGGTGGGCAGTGGCACGAAGCTCGGCACGGTGGCGATCTCCTCCGCCACGGGCAGTGATTGGAATGCCTTCACCACCCTGACCATCGCCACGCCGACCCTCAGCGGCACGCACAACCTGTTCTTCAAGGGCGTGGCGACGGGCGGTGACTGGTTGTTCAAGCTCGACTACTTCGAGCTGCACAACACGACGGGCGGTGGGGGCACGAATCCTCCTCCTCAGACGGGCAAGGTGCCCGTGGTGGTGACGAACAAGTGCCCCTTCCCCCTCAGCGTCATCCTGTCGGGTGTGGGCGACATCCCGCTGGAGAAGGACTCGGCGGGCAACAAGATCTACCGCAACCTCGGCACCGGGGGCAGCTACACCTACTACGCGCCGAGCAACTACCCCAGCGGCCGCGTGAGCGCCTACCGCACGCTGCCCTCGCCCTCCTCGCCGCGCGAGCTGGAGAAGGCCGAGTTCACGCTCGGACCCGACGGCAACGGCGTGCAGAACATCTACTACAACCTCACGTACGTGGATCACGTGGGTCTGCCCATGCAGATCTCCACCGTGGGCAACAACGGCTGCAGCATGGCCCAGTGCAACAAGAGCTACAGCGCGCTGAGCTCGGCCATCGCCAACGCGTGCCCTGACGGGCTGCGCTACAACATGGGTGGCGGCACCATCTGCCTCGCGCCGCGCTCCTTCTGCCTCGACGGGGAGTACGCGAGCGACCCGCGCCGCGGCTCGGTGTGCAACCGCCTGGACAGCGAGATCGCCCGGTGCGCGAGCAAGTACCCCGGCCAGTGCAACCCGGGCTCGGCGAAGACGCCGCAGGTGTATGCCTGCTCCGCGCCCTTCTTCGACCAGAGCGCCAAGTGGTGCTCGGCCATCACGCGCGGCATGGTGGACAACCCTGACAGCACGAACGTGGCCCAGTACTACAACACCGGCAAGCCCTACAACCAGTACGCCAAGTGGGTGCATGACCAGTGCGGCGCGGTGTACTCGTTCGCCTACGACGACTACCCCATGGCGGCCAACCAGGCCGGCTTCTACACCTGCAACGGTGGCCGGCAGCTCAACGTGACGTTCTGCCCCGCGGGCTGA